Proteins from one Bradyrhizobium roseum genomic window:
- the rnpA gene encoding ribonuclease P protein component, with amino-acid sequence MDRLRQRADFLAVANGTRANSAAFVVQGRRRDDDGPIRIGFTVTKKNGTATERNRIRRRLRELVRRLDAISMRPHHDYVLVGRRAALTRDFLTMLDDLRSALHRLDRPPAAKALSSEVDTGSRRENAPKLKARASALTTVRAERARNPN; translated from the coding sequence CACGCGGGCAAACAGTGCTGCCTTCGTCGTGCAGGGCCGCCGCCGCGACGATGACGGCCCGATCCGGATCGGGTTCACCGTTACCAAAAAGAACGGCACCGCCACCGAGCGCAATCGCATCCGGCGCCGGCTTCGCGAACTCGTGAGGCGGCTGGATGCCATTTCCATGCGCCCCCATCATGATTATGTGCTGGTCGGCCGCCGGGCCGCACTGACCCGCGACTTCCTGACCATGCTCGACGATCTCCGTTCGGCACTGCATCGCCTCGACCGGCCGCCGGCGGCGAAAGCCCTTTCGAGCGAAGTGGATACCGGTTCGCGTCGAGAAAACGCACCGAAACTAAAAGCGAGGGCTTCGGCGCTGACGACGGTCAGAGCCGAACGGGCCCGCAATCCGAATTGA